Proteins co-encoded in one Flavobacterium fluviale genomic window:
- the accD gene encoding acetyl-CoA carboxylase, carboxyltransferase subunit beta: MAWFKRQEKGITTATEDKMDVPKGLWYKSPTGKIIDADELARNLFVSPEDDFHVRIGSATYFEILFDNNEFVELDKNMTSKDPLHFVDTKKYAERLKDVMEKTHLKDAVRTGVGKSKGRELVICCMDFAFIGGSMGAVVGEKIARGIDHAIKNKLPFVMISKSGGARMMEAAYSLMQLAKTSVKLAQLAEAKLPYISLCTDPTTGGTTASYAMLGDINISEPGALIGFAGPRVVRDTTGKDLPEGFQTAEFLLEHGFLDFITPRKELKDKINLYIDLIQNNDIR; this comes from the coding sequence ATGGCTTGGTTTAAAAGACAAGAAAAAGGGATTACGACCGCTACAGAAGATAAGATGGACGTTCCGAAAGGATTGTGGTACAAATCTCCTACTGGAAAAATTATTGACGCTGACGAATTAGCTCGTAACTTATTCGTAAGCCCTGAAGATGATTTTCACGTTCGAATTGGAAGCGCAACCTATTTTGAAATTTTATTCGACAACAACGAATTTGTTGAGTTAGATAAAAACATGACATCAAAAGATCCTTTGCATTTTGTGGATACAAAAAAATATGCAGAGAGATTAAAAGATGTAATGGAAAAAACTCATCTTAAAGACGCTGTACGTACGGGAGTAGGAAAATCTAAAGGAAGAGAACTTGTAATTTGCTGTATGGATTTTGCATTCATCGGTGGATCTATGGGAGCTGTAGTAGGTGAAAAAATCGCTAGAGGTATTGATCATGCTATTAAAAACAAACTTCCTTTTGTAATGATTTCTAAATCTGGTGGAGCTCGTATGATGGAAGCTGCTTATTCTTTAATGCAATTAGCAAAAACTTCTGTAAAACTGGCTCAATTAGCTGAAGCTAAATTACCTTATATCTCTCTTTGTACAGATCCAACAACTGGAGGAACAACTGCATCTTACGCTATGTTAGGAGACATTAATATCTCTGAACCAGGTGCTTTGATTGGTTTTGCTGGTCCGCGTGTTGTTCGTGACACTACAGGAAAAGATTTACCAGAAGGTTTCCAAACTGCTGAGTTTCTTTTAGAACACGGTTTCTTAGACTTTATCACGCCAAGAAA
- the fbaA gene encoding class II fructose-bisphosphate aldolase: MAHNIKPGVATGDQVQEIFNYAKEKGFALPAVNVTGSSTINGVLETAAKLNAPVIIQFSNGGAQFNAGKGLSNAGEKAAIAGGIAGAKHIHTLAEAYGATVILHTDHCAKKLLPWIDGLLDASEKHFAETGKPLFSSHMIDLSEEPIEENIEICKEYLARMSKMGMTLEIELGITGGEEDGVDNSDVDSSKLYTQPEEVAYAYEELSKVSPKFTIAAAFGNVHGVYKPGNVKLTPKILKNSQDFVQNKFNTGHNPVDFVFHGGSGSTLEEIREGISYGVIKMNIDTDLQFAYTEGIRDYMVKNLDYLKSQIGNPEGADAPNKKYYDPRRWVRESEVTFNARLEQAFADLNNVNTL, from the coding sequence ATGGCACATAACATTAAACCAGGAGTAGCTACAGGAGATCAAGTACAAGAGATCTTTAATTATGCTAAAGAGAAGGGTTTTGCTCTTCCAGCAGTAAACGTTACTGGATCAAGCACAATTAACGGAGTTCTTGAAACTGCAGCAAAACTAAACGCGCCAGTTATCATTCAATTTTCTAACGGAGGAGCACAATTCAACGCTGGAAAAGGATTATCAAATGCAGGTGAAAAAGCAGCAATCGCGGGAGGAATCGCGGGAGCAAAACATATTCATACTTTGGCAGAAGCTTACGGTGCAACTGTAATCTTACACACTGACCACTGTGCAAAAAAATTATTGCCTTGGATCGATGGTTTATTAGATGCTTCTGAAAAACATTTCGCAGAAACAGGAAAACCATTATTCAGTTCTCACATGATCGATTTGTCTGAGGAGCCAATCGAAGAAAATATTGAGATCTGTAAAGAGTATTTAGCTAGAATGAGTAAAATGGGCATGACATTGGAAATCGAACTTGGTATTACAGGTGGAGAAGAAGATGGTGTTGACAACTCTGATGTTGACAGCTCAAAACTATACACACAGCCAGAAGAAGTAGCTTACGCTTACGAAGAATTATCTAAAGTAAGTCCTAAATTTACAATTGCTGCTGCTTTTGGAAACGTTCACGGTGTTTACAAACCAGGAAACGTAAAATTAACTCCAAAAATCTTAAAAAATTCTCAAGATTTCGTTCAAAACAAATTCAACACTGGACACAATCCAGTAGATTTCGTTTTCCACGGAGGTTCAGGTTCTACACTTGAAGAAATCAGAGAAGGAATCAGCTACGGAGTTATCAAAATGAACATCGATACAGATTTACAGTTTGCATACACTGAAGGAATCCGTGATTATATGGTTAAAAATCTTGACTACTTAAAATCTCAAATTGGAAACCCAGAAGGTGCGGATGCTCCAAACAAAAAATATTATGACCCAAGAAGATGGGTTCGTGAAAGCGAAGTAACATTCAACGCAAGACTTGAACAAGCTTTTGCTGATTTAAATAATGTGAATACACTATAA
- the tamL gene encoding translocation and assembly module lipoprotein TamL gives MKNNSTKIIAFLLIAILICACNAVKRVPDGKNLLVKNNILVNGKSSNDEIASNQMYQKPNGTLLGYKLRLNLYNLANLNPDSTYQAKFKNNPGKYERMSKILSAKQVDRLGQSFYYKGIHEFLKNTGEPPVIIDTSKTKKSLLRLKYYYFNNGFFNVLTDYTIDSLGRKRAAINYNITTGPAYKLDTIKTNIMTPALDSLYKTITEPSALKSGNQYKTTDFEEEKNRITTYFRNHGAYYFQPTYVTFDIDTIGKKAQADVTLNIGNNNIQERDSSRTEPFKLYKISDVNIYTDYSAANSKKKPTDSTTYNNFNLYSFNKLKYKPRAITDAIFITKGSTFADFRTTLSSRYLNNLKIFNYPSIQYEVDKRDSTAQSLIANVYLTPRKKYSFGATFDVTHSNIQDFGIGASISETIRNVFNRAETLEISARLNIGSSRDMANPNNNFFNVSEYGLDMKLNFPRILLPFGTEKIIPKSMIPYTTITSGFSKQRNIGLDKENFTGGIAYNWTPKRYNTAKFDLLNAQFVRNLNPNNYYNVYTSSYNDLNNIANTYNTDGKAEVDSDNNLTIPTGTTEFTNQVLTGQTALTPDRTEYQEVESIEERRVRLTENDFILATSYSFTKTTKKDLADNNFYQFRTKIESAGTLLSAVSSIGNLPKNSRGNYEIFNLEYSEYVKTEFDYIKHWDFGKEKVLAVRTFFGIAIPFGNSNYIPFSRSYYAGGSNDNRAWQPYALGPGSTNAVNDFNEANMKIAASAEFRFKIAGDVKGAIFADAGNIWNVLDNVIDEKAKFDNLNDLDEIALGTGFGLRYDLSFFVIRLDLGFKTYNPAHEKGDRWFKEYNFGHSVLNFGINYPF, from the coding sequence TTGAAAAATAATTCCACAAAAATAATAGCATTTCTTCTAATTGCAATATTAATTTGCGCTTGTAATGCCGTAAAAAGAGTTCCCGATGGAAAAAACCTTCTTGTAAAAAATAATATTCTAGTAAACGGCAAATCATCGAATGACGAAATTGCTTCCAATCAGATGTACCAAAAACCAAATGGTACATTACTGGGTTATAAACTTCGATTAAATTTATACAATTTAGCCAATTTAAATCCAGATTCAACTTATCAGGCAAAATTTAAAAACAATCCAGGCAAATACGAACGTATGTCTAAAATACTTTCGGCAAAACAAGTAGACCGCCTTGGACAGTCTTTTTATTATAAAGGAATTCACGAATTTTTAAAAAACACAGGTGAACCGCCTGTAATTATTGACACTTCGAAAACAAAAAAATCACTTCTGCGTTTAAAATACTACTATTTTAACAATGGTTTTTTCAACGTTTTAACAGATTATACAATTGATAGTCTGGGACGCAAAAGAGCTGCAATTAATTACAACATCACTACAGGACCGGCTTATAAATTAGATACGATCAAAACTAATATAATGACTCCGGCTTTAGATTCATTATACAAAACTATTACAGAGCCTTCTGCATTAAAATCTGGAAATCAATATAAAACTACAGATTTTGAGGAAGAAAAAAATCGTATTACAACTTATTTCAGAAACCACGGTGCGTACTACTTCCAGCCTACTTATGTAACTTTTGACATTGATACTATTGGAAAAAAAGCCCAGGCAGATGTTACTCTAAACATTGGAAATAACAATATCCAGGAAAGAGATTCAAGCCGTACAGAACCTTTTAAACTATATAAGATCAGCGATGTTAATATCTATACGGATTATTCTGCTGCGAATTCTAAAAAGAAACCTACCGACAGCACCACTTATAATAACTTCAATCTTTACAGTTTTAATAAATTAAAATATAAACCTCGTGCCATTACGGACGCGATTTTCATCACCAAAGGAAGTACTTTTGCAGATTTTAGAACTACTCTTTCTTCTCGATATTTAAATAATTTAAAGATTTTTAATTACCCTTCGATACAGTATGAAGTAGATAAAAGAGATTCGACAGCGCAGTCACTTATTGCAAATGTTTATTTGACGCCTCGAAAAAAATACAGTTTTGGAGCTACTTTTGACGTAACACATTCTAATATTCAAGATTTTGGAATTGGAGCAAGTATTTCGGAAACGATCCGAAATGTTTTCAACCGTGCCGAAACTTTAGAAATTTCTGCCCGTTTAAATATTGGTTCATCACGAGACATGGCGAATCCAAACAATAATTTCTTTAACGTTTCTGAATACGGACTGGACATGAAATTGAACTTTCCAAGAATTCTGCTTCCCTTTGGAACCGAAAAAATTATTCCCAAAAGTATGATTCCGTATACAACCATAACTTCTGGTTTCTCCAAACAGCGAAATATTGGTTTAGACAAGGAAAATTTTACTGGAGGTATTGCATATAACTGGACTCCAAAACGTTATAACACAGCTAAATTTGATTTATTAAATGCACAATTTGTTCGTAATTTAAATCCAAATAATTACTACAATGTTTATACTTCTTCCTATAATGATCTGAACAATATCGCAAATACTTACAATACAGATGGGAAAGCAGAGGTAGACTCTGATAATAACCTAACCATTCCTACAGGAACAACTGAATTTACCAATCAAGTTTTAACAGGACAAACTGCATTAACACCAGATCGTACAGAGTATCAAGAAGTAGAAAGCATAGAAGAAAGAAGGGTTCGTTTAACAGAAAATGATTTTATTCTGGCGACTAGTTATTCTTTTACCAAAACAACTAAGAAAGATTTAGCCGATAATAATTTTTATCAATTTAGAACAAAAATCGAATCTGCCGGAACATTATTGTCTGCTGTTTCAAGCATTGGAAATCTGCCTAAAAATTCAAGAGGAAACTATGAAATTTTCAATCTTGAGTATTCGGAGTATGTTAAAACTGAATTCGATTATATCAAACACTGGGATTTTGGAAAGGAAAAAGTACTGGCAGTCCGAACTTTTTTCGGAATTGCAATTCCGTTTGGAAATTCAAATTATATTCCGTTTTCACGAAGTTATTATGCAGGAGGTTCAAATGACAATCGTGCCTGGCAGCCTTATGCTTTAGGACCCGGAAGCACAAATGCAGTAAATGACTTTAATGAGGCCAATATGAAAATTGCAGCAAGTGCTGAGTTTCGTTTCAAAATTGCCGGCGATGTTAAGGGAGCCATCTTTGCAGACGCCGGAAATATCTGGAATGTACTCGATAATGTTATAGATGAGAAAGCAAAATTCGACAACTTAAACGATTTAGATGAAATTGCTTTAGGAACAGGATTTGGTTTACGATACGATTTAAGCTTTTTTGTTATTCGTTTAGATTTAGGCTTTAAGACTTATAATCCGGCGCATGAGAAGGGAGACCGTTGGTTTAAAGAATACAATTTTGGGCACTCGGTTTTAAATTTTGGGATAAATTATCCGTTCTAA
- a CDS encoding RNA methyltransferase gives MVSKNQIKLISSLHQKKQRFANQLFFAEGVKVIQELLQSNFELEHLYTTLNDFEEVQSSKRTQINEQELKKISALSTPNSCLAVFKIPAEKKIIDSGLILALDDIRDPGNLGTILRLCDWFGIKQVICSKETVDIYNPKVVQATMGSITRVNINYVDLKSFLAQTKLPVFGTFMDGANIYQSELPQEGIIIMGNEANGISEEIEKIITNRLTIPRFGELQKTESLNVATATAIILSEFKRNS, from the coding sequence ATGGTTAGTAAAAACCAAATAAAGCTTATCTCAAGTTTACATCAAAAAAAGCAGCGTTTTGCTAATCAATTATTTTTTGCTGAAGGAGTAAAAGTAATTCAAGAATTGCTGCAATCCAATTTTGAATTAGAACATTTATACACTACATTAAATGATTTTGAAGAGGTTCAGTCTTCTAAACGAACTCAAATTAATGAACAAGAACTTAAAAAAATAAGTGCTTTAAGCACTCCAAATTCTTGCCTGGCTGTTTTTAAAATTCCTGCCGAAAAGAAAATAATCGATTCGGGATTAATTTTGGCTTTAGACGATATTCGAGATCCTGGAAATCTGGGAACTATTTTACGTCTGTGCGATTGGTTTGGAATTAAACAAGTTATCTGTTCTAAAGAAACAGTAGATATTTACAATCCAAAAGTGGTGCAGGCTACGATGGGCTCCATTACCAGAGTAAATATAAATTACGTTGATTTAAAATCTTTTCTTGCTCAAACTAAACTGCCAGTTTTTGGAACTTTTATGGACGGAGCTAATATTTATCAATCGGAATTACCTCAAGAAGGCATCATTATTATGGGTAATGAAGCGAACGGTATTTCAGAAGAGATTGAAAAAATAATAACCAATCGTCTAACAATTCCTAGATTTGGAGAGCTGCAAAAAACCGAAAGTTTAAATGTAGCTACTGCAACAGCAATTATTCTAAGTGAATTTAAACGAAATAGTTAA
- the porT gene encoding type IX secretion/gliding motility protein PorT/SprT has translation MKKAVILFLLVLATKGHSQFAKNMFSKDPIINLENFQKQRVYFGYYLGFNSFDFKFDYKTPVPNDIQVKKTTGFNVGVVADLRLQEYISLRFEPGLYYTKRDLYFSGVGDLESEYLREVNSTYIHFPLLLKFSALRTGNIRPYLVGGMSTTLNLSSNSKSKDDNYQQKFRVKQWTAAYEVGLGIDIFTEYFIFSPSVRGMFGITDELIRDNTSPSGYTDNIDSMKSRAILINFTFH, from the coding sequence ATGAAAAAAGCTGTAATCTTATTTTTGTTGGTCTTAGCGACAAAAGGGCATTCTCAATTTGCTAAAAATATGTTTAGCAAAGATCCTATTATTAACCTTGAAAACTTTCAAAAGCAGCGTGTCTACTTTGGATATTATTTAGGTTTTAATAGTTTTGACTTTAAATTTGATTACAAAACTCCTGTCCCTAACGATATTCAAGTTAAAAAGACGACTGGTTTTAATGTTGGTGTTGTCGCTGATTTAAGACTGCAGGAATATATCAGCCTTCGTTTTGAACCTGGGTTGTATTATACAAAACGTGATTTATATTTTTCGGGTGTAGGAGATTTAGAAAGTGAATATTTAAGAGAAGTGAATAGTACTTATATTCACTTCCCTTTATTACTGAAATTTTCTGCTTTACGTACTGGCAATATTCGTCCTTACTTAGTTGGAGGTATGTCTACTACTTTAAATTTATCGAGCAATTCTAAATCTAAAGATGATAACTATCAGCAGAAATTTAGGGTAAAACAGTGGACTGCAGCTTATGAAGTTGGTTTAGGAATTGATATTTTTACAGAATACTTTATCTTTTCTCCTTCTGTAAGGGGGATGTTCGGTATAACAGATGAATTAATTAGAGACAACACATCTCCTAGCGGCTATACCGATAATATTGATTCGATGAAATCTAGAGCAATTTTAATAAATTTCACTTTTCATTAA
- the ubiE gene encoding bifunctional demethylmenaquinone methyltransferase/2-methoxy-6-polyprenyl-1,4-benzoquinol methylase UbiE, whose product MSEKITPYKDSSLGKKEQVTQMFDTISGNYDNLNRVISFGIDVKWRKKVLKIVSDKKPKVILDIATGTGDLAILLSQTNAEKIIGLDISAGMLEVGKKKVQEKNLSNIIELVLGDSENMPFEDNYFDAITVGFGVRNFENLEKGFAEILRVLKPNGVFVILETSVPDKFPYKQGYNFYTKNILPLIGKLFSKDNDAYGYLSESAAAFPYGEALNNILRKTGFIDVVAMPQTFGVATIYSASKK is encoded by the coding sequence ATGTCTGAAAAAATAACTCCGTATAAAGACTCTTCATTAGGAAAAAAAGAGCAGGTAACCCAAATGTTTGACACCATTTCTGGGAATTACGATAATTTGAATCGTGTCATTTCTTTTGGAATTGATGTTAAATGGCGTAAAAAGGTATTAAAAATAGTTTCAGACAAGAAACCAAAAGTAATTCTTGATATTGCTACAGGAACTGGTGATTTAGCTATTTTATTATCTCAGACAAATGCTGAAAAAATCATTGGTTTGGATATTTCTGCCGGAATGCTTGAAGTTGGAAAAAAGAAAGTACAGGAAAAAAATCTTTCTAATATTATTGAATTAGTTTTAGGGGATTCTGAGAATATGCCTTTTGAGGATAATTATTTTGATGCTATAACTGTTGGTTTTGGAGTGAGAAACTTTGAAAATCTTGAAAAAGGTTTTGCAGAAATCTTAAGAGTTCTTAAGCCAAATGGTGTTTTTGTTATTTTAGAAACTTCTGTTCCAGATAAATTCCCTTACAAACAAGGTTATAATTTTTATACAAAAAATATATTACCGCTTATCGGGAAATTATTTTCTAAGGACAATGATGCATATGGCTATTTATCGGAATCTGCTGCTGCTTTTCCTTATGGTGAAGCCTTAAACAATATTTTGAGAAAAACTGGGTTTATAGATGTTGTGGCAATGCCTCAAACTTTTGGTGTCGCAACGATTTATTCTGCATCTAAAAAATAG
- a CDS encoding dihydrofolate reductase, whose amino-acid sequence MIIMIAAAAENNALGKNNELVWHLPNDFKRFKSLTTGHHIIMGRKTFESFPKPLPNRVHVVITRQENYKPEGCIVVDSIEKAIAVCPENEDSYIIGGGEIYNLALPFTDIIELTKVHHTFEADTFFPKINKNEWVLVESEENQKDEKHLYDYTYETYIRK is encoded by the coding sequence ATGATTATAATGATAGCGGCTGCAGCCGAAAATAATGCTCTTGGAAAAAACAATGAATTAGTATGGCATCTGCCAAACGATTTTAAACGTTTTAAATCGCTTACTACTGGTCATCATATTATTATGGGAAGAAAAACTTTCGAGAGTTTCCCTAAGCCGCTGCCTAATAGAGTGCATGTTGTAATTACACGTCAAGAAAATTATAAGCCTGAAGGATGTATTGTGGTAGACAGCATTGAAAAAGCAATTGCCGTTTGTCCTGAAAACGAAGACAGTTATATTATAGGAGGCGGAGAAATTTACAATCTTGCACTGCCATTTACAGATATAATAGAATTAACTAAAGTTCATCATACATTTGAGGCAGACACTTTCTTTCCAAAAATAAATAAGAATGAATGGGTTTTAGTAGAATCTGAAGAAAATCAAAAAGACGAAAAACATCTTTATGATTATACTTATGAAACTTATATTAGAAAATAA
- a CDS encoding 2TM domain-containing protein: MEKEVHEQYEYARRRLRQKKILYFHFVLFLLGSLFLFIANRFFGFGEGTTQNWCIWGITIWLFIFILHFIKVYITDRFMNKKWEREQIDRLVALQKKRISQLESSISEENENKI; the protein is encoded by the coding sequence ATGGAAAAAGAAGTGCACGAACAATACGAATACGCTAGACGACGATTAAGACAAAAAAAAATCCTATATTTTCATTTTGTTCTTTTCCTGCTTGGAAGTTTATTTTTATTTATTGCCAATAGATTTTTTGGTTTTGGAGAAGGAACAACTCAAAACTGGTGTATTTGGGGAATTACGATCTGGCTTTTTATCTTTATTCTGCACTTTATAAAAGTCTACATTACCGACCGTTTTATGAATAAAAAATGGGAGAGAGAACAGATTGACAGACTGGTTGCTTTACAGAAAAAAAGAATCAGCCAGCTTGAATCTTCTATTAGTGAAGAAAATGAAAATAAAATTTAG
- a CDS encoding isoamylase early set domain-containing protein, producing MSLKKQFIKTKPVCKVTFSIDAKDADSAAVVGDFNNWNASEGTLSKLKNGTFKATYDLVKDAIYEFKYVIDGAYVNDPEADFYKWNDYAGSENSVLVV from the coding sequence ATGTCTTTGAAGAAACAATTTATCAAAACGAAGCCAGTTTGTAAAGTAACATTTTCTATAGATGCCAAAGACGCTGATTCGGCAGCGGTGGTTGGGGATTTTAACAACTGGAATGCTTCAGAAGGAACTTTAAGTAAGTTGAAAAACGGAACTTTTAAAGCGACTTATGATTTGGTGAAAGATGCGATTTACGAATTTAAGTATGTAATCGATGGGGCTTACGTGAACGATCCAGAAGCAGATTTCTACAAATGGAATGATTATGCTGGAAGCGAAAATAGTGTTTTAGTTGTATAA
- a CDS encoding thymidylate synthase: MKQYLDLVKHVLENGCQKGDRTGTGTKSVFGYQMRFDLSEGFPMVTTKKLHLKSIIYELLWFLKGDTNVKYLQENGVKIWDEWADSNGDLGPVYGHQWRNWNSEEIDQITELITELKTNPNSRRMLVSAWNPSVLPDTKKSFEENVANNKAALPPCHAFFQFYVATPNVEKGETKGKLSCQLYQRSADIFLGVPFNIASYALLTMMIAQVCDLEPGDFIHTFGDAHIYNNHFEQLELQLTREPKPLPKMILNPEIKNIFDFDFNDFTLVDYDPHPAIKGSVAV, from the coding sequence ATGAAGCAATACTTAGATTTAGTAAAACACGTTTTAGAAAACGGCTGTCAAAAAGGAGACCGAACTGGAACTGGAACAAAAAGTGTTTTTGGTTACCAAATGCGTTTTGATTTAAGTGAAGGCTTCCCAATGGTTACGACCAAAAAATTACATTTAAAATCGATCATTTACGAATTACTTTGGTTTTTAAAAGGCGATACAAACGTAAAATATCTTCAGGAAAATGGAGTGAAAATCTGGGATGAATGGGCTGATTCTAATGGTGATTTAGGACCTGTATACGGACATCAGTGGAGAAACTGGAACAGCGAAGAAATTGATCAGATTACTGAATTAATTACTGAATTAAAAACAAATCCGAACAGCCGTAGAATGCTGGTTTCTGCTTGGAATCCTTCGGTTTTGCCAGATACTAAAAAATCATTTGAAGAAAATGTAGCTAACAATAAAGCAGCTTTGCCTCCATGTCATGCATTTTTTCAATTTTATGTGGCAACTCCAAATGTAGAAAAAGGGGAAACTAAAGGAAAATTATCTTGTCAGTTATACCAAAGAAGTGCTGATATATTTTTGGGAGTTCCCTTTAACATTGCTTCTTACGCATTATTAACTATGATGATTGCTCAGGTTTGTGATTTAGAACCAGGCGATTTTATTCACACTTTTGGTGACGCACATATTTATAACAATCATTTTGAGCAATTGGAATTACAATTGACTCGCGAACCAAAACCATTACCAAAAATGATTTTAAATCCAGAGATTAAAAACATTTTTGATTTTGATTTTAATGATTTCACACTAGTAGATTACGATCCGCACCCTGCTATAAAAGGAAGTGTTGCAGTATAA
- a CDS encoding bifunctional nuclease family protein, with protein MSLVKLSIKGISYSQTQNGAYALILNEVDGERKLPIVIGAFEAQSIAIALEKEIKPPRPLTHDLFKNFAERFDIVVKQVIIHKLVDGVFYSSLICERDKIEEIIDARTSDAIALALRFNAPIFTYKNILDKAGIYLKSNTADTDQGAQEIDDVLSNPETFGHEEETNQSGEVYAKHTLQELNELLDQAVSQEDYEKAAKIRDEISKR; from the coding sequence ATGAGTCTAGTAAAATTATCTATAAAAGGAATTTCATACAGTCAAACTCAAAATGGCGCTTATGCCCTAATTTTGAACGAAGTTGATGGCGAACGAAAATTACCTATCGTTATTGGCGCTTTTGAAGCCCAGTCGATAGCTATTGCCTTAGAAAAAGAAATAAAACCACCACGTCCGTTAACGCACGATTTATTCAAAAACTTTGCAGAAAGATTTGACATTGTCGTAAAACAAGTAATTATTCACAAATTAGTTGACGGTGTTTTTTATTCTAGTTTAATCTGCGAAAGAGATAAAATCGAAGAAATTATCGATGCCAGAACTTCTGATGCAATTGCTTTAGCATTGCGTTTCAATGCACCGATTTTTACTTATAAAAACATCTTGGATAAAGCTGGAATTTATTTAAAATCAAATACAGCAGATACAGATCAAGGCGCTCAGGAAATTGACGATGTACTTTCGAATCCAGAAACTTTTGGACACGAGGAAGAAACAAATCAATCTGGTGAAGTTTACGCAAAACATACACTGCAAGAACTGAATGAACTTTTAGATCAAGCCGTTTCTCAGGAAGATTATGAAAAAGCAGCTAAAATTAGAGACGAAATCTCGAAAAGATAA
- a CDS encoding electron transfer flavoprotein subunit alpha/FixB family protein: MSILIYAESAEGKFKKVAFELASYAKKVAESLGTTVTALTVNISDVSELAKYGVDKVLKVNNDKLAGFTAKAYADVIKQAAEKEGTKVVLLSSTTDSIYLSSLVAVALNAGFASNVVGLPVSTSPFQVKRNAFSNKAFNITQIDTDVKVLGLAKNSYGIFESAGSASEEDFNPSIGENDFGVKVDSVEKVSGKVSIADADIVVSGGRGLKGPENWGLIEDLAAVLGAATACSKPVSDLGWRPHSEHVGQTGKPVATNLYIAVGISGAIQHIAGINSSKVKVVINNDPEAPFFKVADYGIVGDAFEIVPQLTEKLKAFKAQHS; encoded by the coding sequence ATGTCAATATTAATATATGCAGAATCTGCAGAAGGAAAATTTAAAAAAGTAGCATTCGAATTAGCTTCTTATGCAAAAAAAGTAGCCGAAAGTTTAGGAACAACTGTTACGGCTTTAACTGTAAACATTAGCGACGTAAGCGAATTAGCTAAATACGGAGTTGATAAAGTTTTAAAAGTAAATAACGATAAATTAGCTGGTTTTACCGCTAAGGCATATGCCGATGTAATTAAACAAGCTGCTGAAAAAGAAGGAACAAAAGTTGTTTTGCTTTCTTCGACAACAGATAGTATTTATCTTTCATCATTGGTTGCAGTAGCTTTAAATGCTGGTTTCGCATCAAATGTTGTTGGACTGCCAGTTAGCACTTCGCCTTTCCAAGTAAAAAGAAATGCGTTCTCAAACAAAGCTTTCAACATTACTCAAATCGATACAGATGTAAAAGTTCTTGGTTTGGCTAAAAACTCTTACGGAATTTTTGAAAGTGCAGGATCTGCTTCTGAAGAAGATTTTAATCCATCAATTGGAGAAAATGACTTTGGAGTAAAAGTAGATTCTGTTGAAAAAGTTAGTGGAAAAGTCTCTATTGCTGATGCTGATATCGTAGTTTCTGGCGGACGTGGATTGAAAGGTCCAGAAAACTGGGGATTAATCGAAGATCTTGCTGCTGTTTTAGGTGCTGCGACTGCATGTTCTAAACCAGTTTCAGATTTAGGATGGAGACCTCACAGCGAGCACGTTGGACAAACAGGAAAACCAGTTGCAACTAATTTATATATTGCTGTAGGTATTTCTGGAGCTATTCAGCATATCGCTGGTATTAACTCGTCAAAAGTAAAGGTGGTTATCAATAACGATCCTGAAGCTCCTTTCTTTAAAGTTGCTGATTACGGAATTGTTGGTGATGCTTTTGAAATCGTACCGCAATTAACAGAGAAATTAAAAGCTTTTAAAGCTCAGCATTCTTAA